One genomic region from Jiangella sp. DSM 45060 encodes:
- a CDS encoding YciI family protein, with the protein MKYVLLICDDETISPSMAEMDADPVHQAWEADLRRRDAERLGVRLRPVASATTVRVRKGETLVSDGPFAETKDFVGGVVLIECADLDEAIAIAAGHPNAQWGGVEIRPVWE; encoded by the coding sequence ATGAAATACGTGCTGCTGATCTGTGACGACGAAACCATCTCGCCGTCCATGGCCGAGATGGACGCCGACCCCGTCCACCAGGCGTGGGAGGCCGACCTGCGACGACGCGACGCCGAACGGCTCGGCGTGCGGCTGCGGCCGGTCGCGTCCGCCACCACGGTGCGGGTCCGCAAGGGCGAGACGCTGGTGTCCGACGGGCCGTTCGCCGAGACCAAGGACTTCGTCGGCGGCGTCGTGCTCATCGAGTGCGCCGACCTCGACGAGGCCATCGCCATCGCGGCCGGCCATCCCAACGCCCAGTGGGGCGGCGTCGAGATCCGCCCGGTCTGGGAATGA
- a CDS encoding helix-turn-helix transcriptional regulator, protein MTVDAESLTATFTALADPTRRAILARLTRGEATVGQLAEPFDVSLPAISKHVKVLQKAGLIEQTRQAQWRSCRLRPEPLRDVVTWMEQYRAFLGDSLDRLDQYLTDLQKGERP, encoded by the coding sequence ATGACGGTCGACGCCGAGTCGCTCACGGCGACGTTCACCGCTCTGGCCGACCCGACGCGGCGCGCCATCCTGGCCCGGCTGACCCGCGGCGAGGCGACCGTCGGCCAGCTGGCCGAGCCGTTCGACGTCTCGCTGCCGGCCATCTCGAAGCACGTGAAGGTGCTGCAGAAGGCCGGGCTGATCGAGCAGACCCGGCAGGCGCAGTGGCGCTCGTGCCGGCTGCGCCCAGAGCCGCTGCGCGACGTCGTCACGTGGATGGAGCAGTACCGCGCGTTCCTGGGCGACAGCCTCGACCGGCTGGACCAGTACCTCACCGACCTGCAGAAGGGAGAACGGCCATGA
- a CDS encoding MFS transporter: MSHTTTLSPTATRPRLVLALTCATTAMVGLDTAIVNVALPSIQRDLGTGYAVLQWVVVAYGLLLGGFLLLGGRLADRLGRRRVLLAGLAVFTASSLAAGAAHGPGLLIAARGLQGLGAALLVPAALSLLAVTFPDGRDRHRALAVVGSVDGAAGAAGVVLSGLLTGGPGWRWAFLMNVPVGLLLIALTAAFLVADRPEERAARFDVAGATTATAALLLLAYTLHHATGHGWLAGTTLALFGAAAALLAAFVRIERRSPDPLLPLPMLRNRPLVAANVTGILAFGALMAFIFVGSLLMQQVLGYSPVTTGLAWLATTVTIVVVAMAGGRLVTRAGVRASLVLGLTLLAVGALWLARVPADAGYAADLLPAFLLAGVGFGLCGPAVQIGALTGVSQPAAGLASGLVETARELGGAAGVAVVAAVLVSGSGLDGFRAAFGFVAVLAVLGVVAAAAGFGRKSG, translated from the coding sequence ATGTCGCACACCACCACGCTCTCCCCGACCGCCACCCGGCCGCGGCTGGTGCTGGCACTCACCTGCGCCACCACGGCGATGGTGGGCCTGGACACCGCGATCGTGAACGTGGCGCTGCCGTCCATCCAGCGCGATCTCGGCACCGGCTACGCCGTCCTGCAGTGGGTGGTCGTCGCCTACGGCCTGCTGCTGGGCGGGTTCCTGCTGCTCGGCGGCCGGCTGGCCGACCGGCTGGGCCGCCGCCGGGTCCTCCTCGCCGGACTCGCCGTGTTCACCGCGTCGTCGCTGGCCGCGGGCGCCGCCCATGGTCCCGGCCTGCTGATCGCGGCCCGCGGCCTGCAGGGGCTCGGCGCCGCGCTGCTCGTGCCCGCGGCCCTCTCGCTGCTGGCGGTCACGTTCCCGGACGGACGCGACCGGCATCGCGCGCTCGCGGTGGTCGGCTCCGTCGACGGCGCGGCCGGCGCGGCCGGGGTGGTGCTGAGCGGGCTGCTCACCGGAGGACCCGGCTGGCGCTGGGCGTTCCTGATGAACGTCCCGGTCGGTCTGCTGCTCATCGCGCTGACGGCGGCGTTCCTCGTGGCCGACCGCCCCGAGGAGCGCGCCGCCCGGTTCGACGTCGCCGGCGCGACCACGGCGACGGCCGCCCTGCTGCTGCTCGCCTACACCCTGCACCACGCCACCGGCCACGGCTGGCTGGCCGGGACGACGCTGGCGCTGTTCGGGGCCGCCGCGGCGCTGCTGGCGGCCTTCGTACGGATCGAGCGCCGCAGCCCCGACCCGCTGCTGCCGCTGCCGATGCTGCGCAACCGGCCGCTGGTCGCCGCCAACGTCACCGGCATCCTGGCCTTCGGCGCGCTGATGGCCTTCATCTTCGTCGGCTCGCTGCTGATGCAGCAGGTGCTCGGCTACTCGCCGGTGACGACGGGGCTGGCCTGGCTGGCCACGACGGTGACCATCGTCGTCGTGGCGATGGCCGGCGGGCGGCTGGTCACCCGGGCCGGCGTGCGGGCGTCGCTGGTCCTCGGCCTGACGCTGCTCGCCGTCGGGGCGTTGTGGCTGGCCCGGGTCCCCGCCGACGCCGGGTACGCGGCCGACCTGCTGCCCGCCTTCCTGCTGGCCGGCGTCGGGTTCGGGCTGTGCGGGCCGGCGGTGCAGATCGGCGCGCTGACCGGGGTGTCGCAGCCGGCCGCCGGTCTGGCGTCCGGGCTGGTCGAGACGGCGCGTGAGCTGGGCGGGGCCGCCGGGGTCGCCGTCGTGGCGGCGGTGCTGGTGTCAGGGTCCGGGCTGGACGGGTTCCGCGCGGCGTTCGGGTTCGTCGCCGTCCTGGCCGTGCTCGGGGTCGTCGCGGCGGCCGCCGGGTTCGGCCGCAAATCCGGTTGA
- a CDS encoding VWA domain-containing protein has translation MSIEVDAEVAGFARRLAAAGVDVPPTRVHAMLEALDVLGAGSLRSVYWAGRVTLCASPEDVERYDRVFAAHFGGRPDRPPRRVTVPPVTRMIALPDDPGSAGDRDGGDPDQERQRIATASRVEVLRHRDVSTLSPADRAEVDRYVSTLLPAAPDRTTRRLRPSPSGPVDARRTVRSMLRHGGEPVDLRRHRHGRRQRRLVFLVDVSGSMAPYAETLLRFAHAACRVRPGTEVFTVGTRLTRVTRELRRRDPAAALAAASAAIDDWSGGTRLGDELKEFLDRWGQRGTARGAVVVIGSDGWERGDPALLAEQMARLARLARRIVWVNPHRGYQGYSPSTGGMRAALPHVDRLVAGHSLGAMEELAGLLGGREPARRGGDRAGSAA, from the coding sequence ATGAGTATCGAGGTCGACGCCGAGGTGGCCGGGTTCGCCCGGCGGCTGGCCGCGGCCGGCGTCGACGTCCCGCCCACGCGGGTGCACGCCATGCTCGAGGCGCTGGACGTGCTCGGCGCCGGTTCGCTGCGGTCGGTGTACTGGGCCGGCCGGGTCACGCTGTGCGCGTCGCCCGAGGACGTCGAGCGGTACGACCGCGTGTTCGCGGCGCACTTCGGCGGCCGCCCGGACCGCCCGCCGCGCCGCGTCACCGTCCCGCCGGTCACCAGGATGATCGCGCTGCCCGACGACCCCGGTTCCGCCGGCGACCGCGACGGCGGCGACCCCGACCAGGAGCGGCAGCGCATCGCCACCGCCAGCCGGGTCGAGGTGCTGCGCCACCGCGACGTGTCGACGCTGAGCCCGGCCGACCGCGCCGAGGTCGACCGCTACGTCAGCACGCTGCTCCCGGCCGCGCCCGACCGCACCACCCGCCGGCTGCGCCCGTCGCCGTCCGGGCCGGTCGACGCCCGCCGCACCGTGCGCAGCATGCTGCGCCACGGCGGCGAGCCGGTCGACCTGCGCCGGCACCGGCACGGACGCCGGCAGCGGCGGCTGGTATTCCTCGTCGACGTCAGCGGGTCCATGGCGCCGTACGCCGAGACGCTGCTGCGCTTCGCCCACGCCGCCTGCCGCGTGCGTCCCGGCACCGAGGTGTTCACCGTCGGCACCCGGCTCACCCGCGTGACCCGTGAGCTGCGGCGACGCGACCCCGCGGCCGCGCTGGCGGCGGCGTCGGCGGCCATCGACGACTGGAGCGGCGGCACCCGGCTGGGCGACGAGCTCAAGGAGTTCCTGGACCGCTGGGGGCAGCGCGGCACCGCCCGCGGCGCCGTCGTCGTCATCGGCAGCGACGGCTGGGAGCGCGGCGACCCGGCGCTGCTGGCCGAGCAGATGGCCCGGCTGGCGCGGCTGGCCCGGCGCATCGTGTGGGTCAACCCGCACCGTGGATATCAAGGATACAGTCCTAGTACGGGTGGCATGCGTGCGGCGCTTCCGCACGTCGACCGGCTCGTCGCCGGCCATTCGCTGGGCGCGATGGAGGAGCTGGCGGGTCTGCTCGGCGGACGCGAACCGGCCCGGAGGGGTGGTGACCGTGCAGGAAGTGCTGCGTGA
- a CDS encoding XdhC/CoxI family protein produces the protein MQEVLRELVTAVGDGERAGLVTVVSTFQSAPRQPGASMAVTASGEAVGSVSGGCIEGAVYELAQEVMAGRPPVLQRYGVSDDDAFAVGLTCGGIIDVFVEAVDRSTFPVLADVAASIDGAEPVAVATVVAGPGPAGAHLVVWTDRVAGSLGGQRLDDAVADDARGMLDQGQTGIRRYGASGERRLDDLQVFVQSFAPRPRMLVFGAIDFAAALVRVGRFLGYHVTVCDARPVFATPRRFPDADEVVVKWPHDYLASTTVDARTVICVLTHDPKFDVPLLAAAVRTPAAYIGVMGSRRTHDDRLARLRAEGLSDDELARLASPLGLDLGARTPEETAVSIAAEIIAARWGGSGRRLSDTSGPIHREHLAADAV, from the coding sequence GTGCAGGAAGTGCTGCGTGAGCTGGTGACGGCGGTCGGCGACGGCGAGCGGGCCGGGCTGGTCACCGTCGTCAGCACGTTCCAGTCCGCGCCGCGCCAGCCCGGCGCGTCGATGGCCGTCACCGCCTCCGGCGAGGCGGTCGGGAGCGTGTCCGGCGGCTGCATCGAGGGTGCGGTGTACGAGCTGGCGCAGGAGGTCATGGCCGGCCGGCCGCCGGTCCTGCAGCGCTACGGCGTCAGCGACGACGACGCGTTCGCGGTCGGGCTGACCTGCGGCGGCATCATCGACGTGTTCGTCGAGGCGGTCGACCGCTCGACGTTCCCGGTGCTGGCCGACGTCGCCGCCAGCATCGACGGCGCCGAGCCGGTCGCCGTCGCCACCGTCGTCGCCGGGCCGGGCCCCGCCGGCGCGCACCTCGTCGTCTGGACCGACCGCGTCGCGGGGTCGCTGGGCGGGCAGCGCCTCGACGACGCCGTCGCCGACGACGCCCGCGGCATGCTCGACCAGGGCCAGACCGGCATCCGCCGCTACGGCGCCTCGGGCGAGCGCCGGCTCGACGACCTGCAGGTGTTCGTCCAGTCGTTCGCGCCGCGGCCGCGCATGCTGGTGTTCGGCGCCATCGACTTCGCCGCCGCGCTGGTCCGGGTCGGCCGGTTCCTCGGCTACCACGTCACGGTGTGCGACGCGCGGCCGGTGTTCGCGACGCCGCGGCGCTTCCCCGACGCCGACGAGGTCGTGGTCAAATGGCCGCACGACTACCTCGCATCGACCACCGTCGATGCCCGCACCGTCATCTGCGTGCTCACCCACGACCCCAAGTTCGACGTGCCGCTGCTGGCCGCCGCGGTCCGCACCCCGGCCGCGTACATCGGGGTCATGGGGTCGCGGCGCACCCACGACGACCGGCTGGCGCGGCTGCGGGCCGAGGGTCTGTCCGACGACGAGCTGGCCCGGCTGGCCTCGCCGCTGGGCCTCGACCTCGGCGCCCGCACGCCCGAGGAGACGGCCGTGTCGATCGCCGCCGAGATCATCGCGGCGCGCTGGGGCGGCTCCGGCCGGCGGCTGAGCGACACCAGCGGGCCGATCCACCGCGAGCACCTCGCCGCCGATGCCGTCTGA
- a CDS encoding MoxR family ATPase: MADIDSAATTPGELAGRLDAAGYLADDGLATAAFLALRMGRPLFLEGEAGVGKTSLAQALAQVLDAPLIRLQCYEGVDAAQALYDWDFPRQLLHLRAAEAAGVTDVDRLEHELYDRRFLLARPLLRALETTPSVLLVDEIDRADDEFEAFLLEVLSDFTISIPELGTVRAETPPVVVVTSNRTREVHDALKRRCLYHWLAHPTFEREVAVIRRHLPDVSARLADDVARAVQRLRAAGLLKPPGLAESIDWVTALTALGATELSADLATRTLGAVLKYQEDTERIMGEVAELAGRP, translated from the coding sequence ATGGCGGACATCGACAGCGCCGCGACCACGCCCGGCGAACTGGCCGGGCGGCTCGACGCCGCGGGGTATCTGGCCGACGACGGGCTGGCGACGGCCGCGTTCCTGGCGCTGCGCATGGGCCGGCCGCTGTTCCTCGAGGGCGAGGCCGGTGTCGGCAAGACGTCGCTGGCGCAGGCGCTGGCCCAGGTGCTCGACGCGCCGCTCATCCGGCTGCAGTGCTACGAGGGCGTCGACGCCGCCCAGGCGCTGTACGACTGGGACTTCCCGCGCCAGCTGCTGCACCTGCGCGCCGCCGAGGCGGCCGGCGTCACCGACGTCGACCGCCTCGAGCACGAGCTGTACGACCGCCGTTTCCTGCTGGCCCGGCCGCTGCTGCGGGCGCTGGAGACGACGCCGTCGGTGCTGCTGGTCGACGAGATCGACCGCGCCGACGACGAGTTCGAGGCGTTCCTGCTCGAGGTGCTGTCCGACTTCACCATCTCCATACCCGAGCTCGGCACCGTCCGCGCCGAGACGCCACCGGTCGTCGTCGTCACCAGCAACCGCACCCGCGAGGTGCACGACGCGCTGAAGCGGCGCTGCCTCTACCACTGGCTGGCGCACCCGACGTTCGAGCGCGAGGTCGCGGTCATCCGGCGGCACCTCCCGGACGTCAGCGCGCGGCTGGCCGATGACGTCGCCCGCGCGGTGCAGCGGCTGCGCGCGGCCGGCCTGCTCAAGCCGCCCGGGCTGGCCGAGTCGATCGACTGGGTCACGGCGCTGACGGCGCTCGGCGCCACCGAGCTGTCGGCCGACCTCGCCACCCGCACGCTGGGCGCGGTGCTCAAGTACCAGGAGGACACCGAGCGCATCATGGGCGAGGTCGCGGAGCTGGCCGGCCGGCCATGA
- a CDS encoding MFS transporter translates to MPDAVVVPGPLRRDPAFRSLFAARTISFLGDSLSLVALMLHVAETAGQALAVALLLLVGDLAPALFSPLAGAIADRWDRRRVMIGCELVQAGLLVAIALALPPLPLLLVLAGARAVSGQVFLPASRAAVATLVPQREQAAANSALGLATNGGEAAGPLVAAALFPLVGVRGVLLVDAATFLLSVLLLLRLPALPPSGPAGARAGLLDDARAGLGYLWREPALRIIGLGFCVVVAFNGIDDVALVVLARDTFDAGSSAAALLLAAVGLGLFAGYALLARWSSRAALPWLLVAGFAVSSVGNLLTGLAWAVGMAFALQAVRGLGIAAMDVATNTLLPRLAPDALLGRVFGNLYGAIGLAAGLSYVGGGLLLDATSAPVTFVVAGAGGTLATVAVAVALPRALRRSRQP, encoded by the coding sequence ATGCCCGATGCTGTCGTCGTGCCCGGCCCGCTGCGCCGCGACCCCGCGTTCCGGTCCCTGTTCGCGGCGCGGACCATCTCCTTCCTCGGCGACTCCCTCAGCCTGGTCGCGCTGATGCTGCATGTGGCCGAGACCGCCGGCCAGGCGCTCGCGGTGGCGCTGCTGCTGCTCGTCGGCGACCTCGCGCCGGCGCTGTTCAGCCCGCTCGCCGGCGCGATCGCGGACCGGTGGGACCGGCGCCGGGTGATGATCGGCTGCGAGCTGGTGCAGGCCGGGCTGCTGGTCGCGATCGCGCTGGCGCTGCCGCCGTTGCCGCTGCTGCTGGTGCTGGCCGGGGCGCGGGCGGTGTCGGGGCAGGTGTTCCTGCCGGCGTCGCGGGCCGCGGTGGCCACGCTGGTGCCGCAGCGCGAGCAGGCCGCGGCCAACTCGGCGCTCGGCCTCGCGACGAACGGCGGCGAGGCGGCCGGCCCGCTGGTCGCGGCGGCGCTGTTCCCGCTGGTGGGGGTGCGCGGCGTGCTGCTGGTGGACGCCGCGACGTTCCTGCTGTCGGTGCTGCTGCTGCTCCGGCTGCCCGCGCTGCCGCCGTCGGGGCCGGCTGGTGCGCGGGCCGGGCTGCTCGACGACGCCCGCGCCGGCCTCGGGTACCTCTGGCGGGAACCGGCGCTGCGGATCATCGGCCTCGGCTTCTGCGTCGTCGTCGCGTTCAACGGCATCGACGACGTCGCGCTGGTCGTGCTGGCCCGCGACACCTTCGACGCCGGCTCGTCCGCGGCCGCGCTGCTGCTGGCCGCCGTCGGGCTCGGGCTGTTCGCCGGGTACGCACTGCTGGCGCGCTGGTCGTCGCGGGCGGCGCTGCCGTGGCTGCTGGTCGCCGGGTTCGCCGTCAGCAGCGTCGGCAACCTGCTCACCGGGCTGGCGTGGGCCGTCGGGATGGCGTTCGCCCTGCAGGCGGTGCGCGGCCTCGGCATCGCCGCCATGGACGTCGCCACCAACACGCTGCTGCCGCGGCTGGCGCCGGACGCGCTGCTCGGGCGGGTGTTCGGCAACCTCTACGGGGCGATCGGGCTGGCCGCCGGCCTGTCCTACGTGGGCGGCGGCCTGCTGCTGGACGCGACGTCGGCGCCCGTGACGTTCGTCGTCGCGGGCGCGGGCGGCACGCTCGCCACCGTCGCCGTGGCCGTCGCGCTCCCCCGCGCGTTGCGCCGCAGTCGTCAGCCCTGA
- a CDS encoding RNA polymerase sigma factor → MTADAVRAAVDAAYREEWGQVVATLIGLTRDWDLAEDCAQEAFAAALTAWPRDGVPDRPGAWLTTTAKHRATDRLRRDATGRAKLRQLAVLAREPDESPAEEIPDERLRLIFTCCHPALPFEARVALTLRTLAGLSTAEIARAFLTAEPAMAQRIVRAKRKIADAGIPYRVPPAELLPERLAAVLAVLYLIFNEGYDERDGRRALAAEAIHLARVLARLLPDEPEPRGLLALMLLHEARRATRVDDGVLVPLERQDRSRWDRALIDEGVAVLDDAIALRRRGPYQLQAAIAACHATAPDAAGTDWAQIAALYAELARLAPSPVVELNRAVAVAMADGIAAGLALVDELAASGRLDGYHLLPATRADLLRRDGRTAEARSAYEEALRLAPSEADRRYLTGRLNAL, encoded by the coding sequence ATGACGGCCGACGCCGTCCGCGCCGCGGTCGACGCCGCTTACCGGGAGGAGTGGGGGCAGGTCGTCGCGACCCTGATCGGCCTGACCCGCGACTGGGACCTCGCCGAGGACTGCGCGCAGGAGGCGTTCGCGGCGGCGTTGACGGCGTGGCCGCGCGACGGCGTCCCGGACCGGCCGGGCGCCTGGCTGACCACGACCGCCAAGCACCGCGCGACCGACCGCCTGCGCCGCGACGCCACCGGCCGGGCGAAACTGCGTCAGCTGGCCGTGCTGGCGCGCGAGCCGGACGAGTCGCCGGCCGAGGAGATCCCGGACGAGCGGTTGCGGCTGATCTTCACCTGCTGCCACCCGGCGCTGCCGTTCGAGGCCAGGGTCGCGCTGACACTGCGGACGCTGGCCGGGCTGAGCACCGCCGAGATCGCCCGGGCGTTCCTCACCGCCGAGCCGGCCATGGCGCAGCGCATCGTCCGGGCCAAGCGCAAGATCGCCGACGCCGGCATCCCGTACCGCGTCCCACCGGCCGAGCTGCTGCCGGAACGGCTCGCGGCGGTGCTGGCCGTGCTCTACCTGATCTTCAACGAGGGCTACGACGAGCGCGACGGTCGCCGCGCGCTGGCCGCGGAGGCCATCCACCTCGCCCGGGTGCTGGCCCGGCTGCTGCCGGACGAGCCCGAGCCGCGCGGCCTGCTCGCGCTCATGCTGCTGCACGAAGCCCGCCGGGCCACCCGCGTCGACGACGGCGTGCTCGTCCCGCTGGAGCGGCAGGACCGGTCCCGTTGGGACCGCGCGCTGATCGACGAGGGTGTCGCCGTCCTCGACGACGCCATCGCGCTGCGCCGCCGCGGGCCGTACCAGCTGCAGGCCGCCATCGCCGCCTGCCACGCCACCGCGCCCGACGCCGCCGGCACCGACTGGGCGCAGATCGCCGCGCTCTACGCCGAGCTGGCCCGGCTGGCGCCGTCGCCGGTGGTGGAGCTGAACCGGGCCGTGGCGGTCGCGATGGCCGACGGCATCGCGGCCGGCCTCGCGCTGGTGGACGAGCTCGCGGCGTCGGGCCGGCTGGACGGGTACCACCTGCTGCCCGCCACCCGGGCCGACCTGCTGCGCCGCGACGGCCGCACCGCCGAGGCGCGGTCGGCGTACGAGGAGGCGCTGCGGCTGGCGCCGTCGGAGGCCGATCGCCGTTACCTGACCGGCCGGTTGAACGCGCTCTGA
- a CDS encoding nitroreductase family deazaflavin-dependent oxidoreductase, which yields MDNETSDQTSKKGAPGRLSLWFQRRMNARTVGKIRRKGTARMMGMDMLILHTAGRRSGQPFETPVAWYADDDGARLVVASGGGSGDPNWYLNLTAHPDRAAVELPGEQARPVTPHTLDGADRDEAWQRIVAANPRFAKYQKKSDRQYPVVRLSER from the coding sequence ATGGACAACGAGACCTCGGACCAGACCAGCAAGAAGGGCGCCCCCGGCCGGTTGTCGCTGTGGTTCCAGCGGCGGATGAACGCGAGGACGGTCGGCAAGATCCGCCGGAAGGGCACCGCCCGGATGATGGGCATGGACATGCTGATCCTGCACACCGCCGGACGCCGGTCCGGCCAGCCGTTCGAGACGCCGGTCGCCTGGTACGCCGACGACGACGGCGCCCGGCTGGTCGTCGCGTCGGGCGGCGGCAGCGGCGACCCGAACTGGTACCTCAACCTGACGGCGCACCCCGACCGCGCCGCGGTCGAGCTGCCCGGTGAGCAGGCGCGCCCGGTCACCCCGCACACCCTGGACGGCGCCGACCGCGACGAGGCGTGGCAGCGCATCGTCGCCGCCAACCCGCGGTTCGCGAAGTACCAGAAGAAGAGCGACCGCCAGTACCCGGTCGTCCGGCTCAGCGAACGCTGA
- a CDS encoding SRPBCC domain-containing protein, with translation MTRRELGDAATTVVAEGSDLLIERVFAAPRELVWTAMTTAEHLARWIGPHGTTTEVVELDLRPGGRWKWINGEVAFLGEYLEVDPPKRLVRTTAPDGGPPGPPAVETITFDEVDGGTRVHWLTTFPSPDVLDFAVSTGMAKGIVEQYERLAGLLAQG, from the coding sequence ATGACCCGACGCGAGCTGGGCGACGCCGCCACCACCGTCGTCGCCGAAGGATCGGACCTGCTGATCGAGCGGGTGTTCGCCGCGCCGCGCGAGCTGGTGTGGACCGCCATGACGACGGCCGAGCACCTCGCCCGCTGGATCGGCCCGCACGGCACCACCACCGAGGTGGTCGAGCTGGACCTGCGTCCCGGCGGCCGCTGGAAGTGGATCAACGGCGAGGTCGCGTTCCTGGGCGAGTACCTCGAGGTCGACCCGCCGAAGCGGCTGGTCCGCACGACGGCGCCGGACGGGGGACCGCCCGGCCCGCCCGCCGTCGAGACCATCACGTTCGACGAGGTCGACGGCGGCACCCGGGTGCACTGGCTGACCACGTTCCCGTCGCCGGACGTGCTCGACTTCGCCGTGTCCACGGGCATGGCCAAGGGCATCGTCGAGCAGTACGAGCGGCTGGCCGGCCTGCTGGCTCAGGGCTGA
- a CDS encoding SH3 domain-containing protein: protein MIIRQRLRRAAIALATATIVPLGLLATSTAADAATTTYKGRVTEGINVRSAPTQYSPKVGSYAKGATITIQCKVYGPTVSGNSLWYKLANGRWVSARYIANIGAAPRFCGDGHEYAGRVSSSTSLAVRSGPHTSNPKVSSAPRGATLAIVCKVDSQSIDGNRRWYQLTGDGGGQWVAARYVTNVGSAPPYC, encoded by the coding sequence ATGATCATCCGGCAACGGCTCCGGCGGGCGGCGATCGCGCTCGCCACGGCCACGATCGTCCCGCTCGGCCTGCTCGCGACCAGCACGGCCGCGGACGCGGCGACGACCACCTACAAGGGCCGCGTCACCGAGGGCATCAACGTGCGCAGCGCTCCCACGCAATACTCCCCCAAGGTCGGTTCGTACGCGAAGGGCGCGACGATCACCATCCAGTGCAAGGTGTACGGCCCGACGGTCAGCGGCAACAGTCTCTGGTACAAGCTGGCGAACGGCCGCTGGGTGAGCGCCCGCTACATCGCCAACATCGGCGCCGCGCCGCGGTTCTGCGGCGACGGCCACGAGTACGCCGGCCGAGTGTCGTCCTCGACGTCGCTGGCGGTGCGCAGCGGCCCGCACACGTCGAACCCCAAGGTCAGCTCGGCCCCGCGCGGCGCGACGCTGGCCATCGTGTGCAAGGTCGATTCCCAGTCCATCGACGGCAACCGGCGCTGGTACCAGCTGACCGGTGACGGCGGCGGCCAGTGGGTGGCGGCCCGCTACGTGACGAACGTCGGCTCGGCCCCGCCGTACTGCTGA
- a CDS encoding NTP transferase domain-containing protein, whose amino-acid sequence MPSDVAGLVLAAGSGSRFGGPKALVEYEGSRLVDRAVALLSRGGCAPVAVVSGAVPLTVPGAVVVHNPDWATGMGSSLRAGLRALSWAPVEAVVVALVDQPWVGVEAVTRLRAAWAAGGVSVAVATYDGRRGNPVLLARPVWAEVASLAEGDVGARPFLRANPDLVTPVDCTGTGSPADVDVPADL is encoded by the coding sequence ATGCCGTCTGACGTCGCCGGGCTGGTCCTCGCCGCCGGCTCGGGCTCCCGGTTCGGCGGGCCGAAGGCGCTGGTCGAGTACGAGGGGTCGCGGCTGGTCGACCGCGCGGTCGCGCTGCTGTCCCGGGGCGGCTGCGCGCCGGTGGCCGTCGTGTCCGGCGCGGTGCCGCTGACCGTGCCGGGCGCGGTCGTCGTGCACAACCCCGACTGGGCCACCGGCATGGGGTCGTCGCTGCGGGCCGGGCTGCGGGCGCTCAGCTGGGCGCCCGTCGAGGCCGTGGTCGTCGCCCTCGTCGACCAGCCGTGGGTCGGCGTCGAGGCCGTGACGCGGCTGCGCGCGGCCTGGGCGGCGGGCGGCGTGTCGGTGGCGGTGGCCACCTACGACGGCCGCCGCGGCAACCCCGTCCTGCTGGCCCGTCCGGTGTGGGCGGAGGTCGCGTCCCTCGCCGAGGGCGACGTCGGCGCCCGCCCGTTCCTGCGCGCCAACCCCGACCTGGTCACCCCCGTCGACTGCACCGGCACCGGCTCGCCCGCCGACGTCGACGTGCCCGCCGACCTCTAG